Part of the Leptospira langatensis genome is shown below.
TGCAAGTTCACTACCAATTCCATTAAGTCCCTGGCAGGAAATTCATTAGAGCCCGGAAAAGTATTTAGCTTTCATACGGGAGGTCCCTTGGTCACGAACGTGAGCCCGTACGAAGGTGCGATGATCGCAGAAGACCAAGCATTCGTGGTACAATTCGATAGCGAACCGAAACTTTCCGACGTGAGCGAAAAGGTCTACTTTGCGATGGAAGGACTTGGGAACAAGATCCCGATCCGCATTCTGCAGGGAAGAGAAAGGGAGAATATCCTAAAGGTCACTCGGGACGATCCAAAGTCCAAAAAAGTTTTCGTGATCGGTGCAAGACAACTTTTTCCTGCGGACGTTAAGCTGCGTTTAGTAGTGGAGAAGGGGTTACGTTCTTCTTCAGGGATTGCAAGTTCTTCCGATTGGGCCACCACTTTCCAGGTACGTTCCGCCTTTACTGCGACCTTGCATTGTGAAAGAGTGAATGCGAACGCGGGCTGCGTTCCGATCTCTCCCGTTTATCTTTCCTTTTCTTCTCCTATCAACAAGGCTTGGAGAAACCAGATCTTTATTAAATTTAAGGATGGCAAACTAGTCACCGCCAATAAGAAGGAGAGCGAGGATTCATACTATGAGGAAGAGTCCTCTTACTCCGTTTCCTTTCCGAATCCTCTTCCTCCTCAAAACGAGTTCGAGATCATTCTTCCTAAATCCATCACGGACGATATGGGAAGAAGTCTCCAAAATATGTCTTCCTTTCCTTTGAAGTTCCGGACGGACGAATATCCTCCTCTCGTAAAATTCTCTTCCGGCTTTGGGATCGTGGAGAAGTTTCCGGAAGCATTGCTTCCTGTTACTGTGAGAAATGTAGAAGCTCCCGTCATTGCAAAGCATTTGAATCCGATCGATCCTTCCGGAGAAGGAGAGCTCATCCATGAACAATGGGCGAAGCTAAGCGAGAAGGGAAAGGATTTTCTGGGCAACCTATTCGGACCCAAGCAGGAGACCAAGCCGAGCGGAAAATCGATCCCGGCAAGATCGATAGTCGTTGGTCCTTCCGACGTGAGGACATTGATGCGTTGGCTTGTAAAAGGAGAATCGGATGATCATCAGGTCTCCATTTTTTCCGCGCAAGAAACGAATGCTAAGAAATTCGGCATTCCTTCTCCCAATGGAGAAAAGAGATTCGAGGTGATCGGGATCCCTCTCAAAAAAAGCGGTTTGCATATTATAGAAATTGAAAGTCCTATTTTAGGCCAGGCCTTACACGAACAAAAGAATCCATACTATGTGAGAACCGCTGCACTAGTTACCAATCTGAGCATTCATTTTAAATGGGGGAAGAGTTCTTCCTTGGTTTGGGTGACTTCCTTGGACAAGGGCCAATCGGTAGAAGGAGTAGAAGTCGGACTATTCGATTGTAGAGGGAGCCAACTCTGGAAAGGAAATACCGATGCATCCGGAAGACTTCTCATTACTGAAAATCAATCCAGATTGCAGGCGCAAAATTGCGGGAATGAGGAACCTTTCTATAGCGGTCTCTTCTTGGTGGCCAAGAAGGGTGAGGATTTCTCCTTCTTGCATACGAGCTGGGATAACGGAATAGAGACTTGGAGATATAAACTCAGCCATGATTCCTACGACGCGGAGTTTAAGTATAGGACCATCCTAGACAGAACTCTTTTTAGAGAGGGGGAAACGGTCCATATGAACCATATTCTCCGCAAGACAGATCCCTACGGTTTTAGATATCCGAATTCGGACGAGATCCCGGATACATTGTACATCCAACACAATGCAAGCGGACAGCAATACGAACTTCCACTTCGCTGGTCGAATACGTTTACTTCCGAATCCACCTTTGCCATTCCCAAAGAAGCCATCTTGGGGGAATATTCTATTTATTTAAAATTCAAACTGAGGAACGGTTCCGAGAGAAAGATCTACTCCGGAGGATTTACTACTGCTCAGTTCAGGCTTCCTTTATTGAAAGGGGAATTGCAAGCGGACTCGAACCAACTCATCTCTCCTAAAGACATCCAGATCAGCGGCCAGGTATCCTATCTTTCCGGTGGAAAGGCAGGTTTGTTGCCGATCACTCTGAGATCTTCCGTTCAAAATACAGGAGGAGTGCATTTTCCTTCCTATCCGGATCTGGAATTTTCGAATGGAAGGACTAGTATCTCGAATTCTGCAAATGATGAAGAATCGGACAGCTCCGGGCAGAAACCTGATTTTAAGTTGATCCAATCCAAAACAGACGAGAATGGTTTCCTTTCGGAAAAGGTCTCTATCCCTAAAAAACTAGAAGGAGTTCGCTCTCTCAATTTAGAAATGGAATGGAAGGATCCAAACGGTGAGATCCAAACGATCTCCAGAAGTTTCAAACTCCTTCCTTCTAAGAATCTGATCGCGATCCAAAATGAGGATTGGGTGGCTGTGAAAAACAAGCTCAAGTCCAAGGTAATCATCGTGGATGCCTCCGGGAATCCTGTTCCGAGCAAGAAGGCGATCGTAAAAGCATTCTCAATTCGTTATATATCTCATCGAAAGAGACTCGTCGGTGGATTTTATTCCTACGATCATAGGAGCGAGAGAAAGGATCTAGGAGAAGTCTGTTCCGGTCTCACGGACTCCAAGGGAATTTTGGAATGCAAGGGTTCCGTCAGTCAGGCAGGACAATTGTATTTAGAAGCGCGTGTAGACGGAGAGGATTCCTACGCGAACACCTCTATCTGGATCGTGAATGAGCAGGATATTTGGTTCGGATCCACGGATCACGATAGAATGGACCTTCTTCCCGAAAAAAGAAAGTACGAGCCAGGAGAGATTGCAAAGTTCCAAGTTAGGATGCCTTTCAAGACTGCGACTGCACTCGTGACTGTGGAAAGAGAAGGTGTATTTAAATCCTTCGTGCAGACCTTGAGTGGCAACCAACCTGTGGTGGAAGTTCCGATAGAAAGTCATTATGGCCCGAATATATTCGTCTCCGTTTTAGCCGTAAGAGGTAGAGTGGATTCTCCTAAGGCGACTGCACTTGTGGATCTTGCCAAGCCAGCGTACAGAATGGGAGTCGCAGAGATCCAAGTAGGATGGAAGCCATACGAGCTGGATCTGACTGTAAGTACAGACAAGCAAGAGTATAGACCGAGAGAAAAAGCCAAGGTCAAGATTCGCTTATCCGAGAAGGACAAGGCCGTTTGGAAGGACTCCAAGATCACTGTGGCAGCGGTGGATGAAAGTCTTTTGGAACTAAAGCAAAACCTTTCTTGGAATCTTTTGCAGGCAATGATGGCACCTAGAGGGATCCAGGTACAAACTTCTACTGCTCAGATGTTCGTGATCGGACGACGACATTTCGGTTTGAAGAGTCTTCCGCCTGGAGGAGGTGGTGGACTTTCTTCCACAAGGGAACTTTTTGATACATTACTTTTTTGGAAAGCGGATATGGTCCCGAATTCCAACGGTGAGCTGGAGTTTGAGGTTCCGCTCAATGATTCTCTTTCTTCCTTTAAGATCGTTGCCGTGGCTGCCGGAGGAGCAAGCCGCTTCGGGACAGCTTCTTCTTCTATCCGGACGAGCCAGGAGATCTTGGCGTATGCAAGCGTTTCTCCTTTAGTAAGAGAAGGGGACAGGATCCAAGCAGGGATTTCTTTAAAGAATACCAGCCAGAAGCAGATCGATCTGAGCCTAAGTGTCAAATCGGAACCGGATCTGAAACTACAAAGGAAGAATGTCTCTCTTGGTCCGAATGCATCCGAGACAATCTATTGGGAATTCGAGATCCCGAGAAATATTACGGAAATCAAATATGAATTCGGAACGGAAGCTTCTTCTATCAATTTTAAGGACGCATTCGTCTTCAAACAGAAAGTGGATAAGCCGACTGTAGAGCAGATCTTACAGGCAAACTTTTATCAGCTAAGCCCCACTATCAATATTCCATTGCAAGAACCGGAGGATGCTGAACCGAACCGAAGCAAGGTGGAAGTATCTCTCTATTCCAGCTTGGTTTCCGGGCCGATCGAAGGGATCCAGAATTATATGGGACTGTATCCGTACAATTGCTTGGAGCAGAAACTTTCCAAGGCGGTAAGTGCAGGCAATGAGGCTAGCTGGAATAGTATCATGACGGATCTGCCCAAGTATATGGACTCCGACGGTCTATTGAGATTCTTTCCGGATTCGATCTCGTATGGGAATGTTCCGTTAACAACCTATCTTCTTCTTCTGTCTTCCGAATCGGGATGGCAGATCCCGGATAAGTCCAGAGATGCGATGGTCGGGGCCTTGCATCGATTCATAGATGGAACCCTCTATAGGACTTCTCCTTTGGCGACTACGGACACGTTGCTAAGAAAGATCTCCGCCTTAGAAGCAGTTTCCAAATTCGGGAATGTGGAAGCATCTAAGATCCGGGCCATCGAGACCGACCCGAACCGTTTGCCGATCGAGTCACTTATCTCTCTTCGAAATCTGTACAGACAGGTCAATTGGGATGCGAAGAAGAGACAAAGAGTGGATGAGATCCTTAGATCTAAACTTAGGATACAAGGAAGTTCCTATGAACTTACCTCCGATTCTTCCTATCTCTGGTGGCTTCTTTCTTCGAGGGATACTGTGACTGCGAGGTTCCTGAATTCCATCTTGAACGATCAAACTTGGAAGGAAGAAACTCCCAAGCTCTTACGAGGCTTCTTGAATAACACTAAGTCTGGGCATTATGATATTACGACTGCGAATGCATTTGCTGCACTTGCATTCAGAAAATACCAGAAAGAATATGAGTCTAATTCCGTTTCCGGAGAAGTAAGACTTTCTCTTTCTTCCCAATCCCAAAGTTTCGATTGGGAGAAGAAGGAAGGAAAACTACAGTTCGAATTCCCGAAAGGAAGATCTGAATTGAATGTGGAACAAAAAGGGTCCGGGCAGCCGTATGCATATGTAAAGACAAGTTCTGCTATTCCTTTGAAAAAGCCCATTCATAGCGGACTCAGAGTAGAAAAACAGATCACGGATCTGCAAGGCGCAACTAAGACTTCCTTCAAAGAAGGAGATGTGGTTAAGGTGAAGATCAAGATCAAATCGGAGTTTTCCGTCTCTTGGTTGGCTTTGAAAGATCCTGTACCTGCTGGTGCAAGTGTATTGGGTTCGGGCTTAGGAAGAGATTCCGCTCTGCTATCCGAGAGCCAAACTTCCTGGTGGGACAGTCCTTCTTTCGTAGAGAGAAAATTCGAAGGAGTGACCGCTTACTATGAGTATTTCTTTCCGGGAGAAATTACGTATGAGTATATATATCGGATCAATTCTCCGGGAAATTTCCGTCTTCCTCCCACAAGAGTCGAAGCTTTGTACCAACCGGAAGTCTATTCCGTGATCCCGAATTCGGATATCGTCGTGCAGTCGAACCGATAGTAAGAAAGAGTAGAAGGTTCCCTACAATGAGATCTGTCTTTCTTCTAGGATTCTTTCTTCTTTGCGGATTTGTTTCGAGCGTATTCTCGGAGCCTTTTTCGAAGGAGATCGCCGAGTATCTACAAGAAGGTAAGACTCCTCGCTTTTCGGATGTGAAGAAAGCCTATCGTCCTTCCGAAGGGATCCTTTTGGATTCTAAAGGAGAAGTATTGCAAACTCTCCGTCTGGAAAAGAAATACAGAAGATTGGAATGGACCCCTTCTTCCGAAGTACCTGAGACTTTGGTACTATCCTTACTTGCCCAAGAAGATAGAAGGTTTCCCTTCCATTCCGGTGTGGACTATTATGCGATCCTAGGCTCTTTGAAGGATCGAATAGTAGGGAATTCTAAAAGAGGTGCGAGTACCATCTCTATGCAATTGGCAGGTTTCCTATTAGGGACCAAACCTGGGACCAGAACGTATTCCGACAAGTGGTCACAAATGAAGGCAGCCAAAAGACTGGAAGAGATCTGGACCAAGTCGGAGATCATGGAAGCTTATTGGAACCTGGTTCCTTTCAAAGGGGAGTATCTGGGACTAAGAGCGGCTTCCAGAGGGATTTTCGGTGTAGATCCTTCTTCCTTGGCACCGGAAGAAGCAGTCTTACTTGTGGCACTACTTCCCAACCCGAATGTAAGTAAGGCCAAATGGATTAGCCGAGCTTCTCATCTGGCAAAAACAATTGGAAGAGAAGATCTTACCCAGGAAATTGAAATTACGATCTCAGAATATAAGAGGCCTAGTTCTGTGTGGAATACGGATAATTATACCGCTTACCATGCGGCCTATAGGATCTTTAAAAAGGGAGAAGGGAGCTCCGATTCTCTGGAAACGGGTAGGGTCCAAACTACCATTGACCCGTACTTGCAACGAAAGTCGGAGGCTGCGATGGACCGAGTGCTTTCCTCTATCCAAGAGAGAAATGTAAAGGAAGCAGGGATCCTCGTTTTGGACAATCAAAGCGGGGCTGTTCTCGTTTATTTAGGGAATTCTAAACTATCCAAAGAGAATTATTTCGTAGATTCCATCCATTCCAGAAGACAGGCGGGTTCCACCTTGAAGCCCTTCTTGTATTCCATCGCATTCGAAAGAAATCTACTGGAGCCCGAGTCCGTATTAATGGATGAACCGAAGGACTGGGAGTTGGTAGGAGGGAGTTATAAACCGGGCAATTACGAAGAAAGATATATGGGACCGGTTCCGGCAAGAGTGGCTCTTGCTTCTTCTTTAAATGTTCCCGCCGTTCAAGTCTTGGATTGGGTAGGAGTTCCTGCATTCGTTTCTAAGCTAAAGGAGCTCGGTTTTCAGAAATTACAATCTCCAGAATTTTACGGACTTTCTCTGGCGCTTGGAACTGCAGATGTTACTCTCTGGGAATTGACGAATGCATACCGAACGATTGCGAATAACGGATCTTATACGGAAGCAACTTTTGATTCGGATGAGGCGAGTAGCAATCGATTGCAGTCTGATGCAAAGGAGCTTCCTGGTAGGAAACAGATCCTCTCGCAAGAAGCTTCTAAAACGGTTCGAGAGATCCTTTCTTCCAGGGACAATCGGGCGCCCAGTTTCGGTTGGGAATCCAATCTCTCGACTCGTTTTTACACATTCGCTAAGACAGGAACTTCTCAGGACATGAGAGACAATTGGTGTATCGGTTCTAGTGGGAACTATACAGTAGGAGTCTGGGTGGGAAATATGAGCGGGGAACCCATGTATGACGTAAGCGGGGTCACGGGTGCCGCACCACTTTGGAAAGAGATCATGCAACTCTTGCAGGATTATAGACCCTCTAATCCTTTACTAACCCAAGAAGAGAAGGAGAAGAAGGAGCTGTCCCTTCTTCCGACAAAGAATGTACAAAAGGGCGAACCTAGGATCATCTATCCTGAAAACGGGAATCTGTTTGCGATCGATCCGGAAATCCCGGAAGAAAATGAAAGGATCCGATTTATGGTCCGAGGTTCCGCCAAGGATCTAGAATGGATCTTGAACGGCAAAGTCATAGGCTCTAGCAAGCTCGCCTATTTCGATTGGAGACCCAAGAGAGGGAACCATCTTCTTTCTGTCCGAGAGAAGAATGGGAAGCTTTCGGAGACTGTGGCCTTTCAAGTTCGTTAGAGTGGAGAAGTCTGGTCTTCCTTTCCCTTCCAAACGATCTTGAAAATTTCTTTAAAGAGGAGATCCAAATCCCAAGCTAGGCATAGGAGATCCAATGTCTGACGAAAGAAACCGTCCGGAAACGTATTTACTTTCCCAAGAACTAGAAGAAGCGATCAAAGTAGCGGAGATCACTTCTCGGCCATTGCTATTGAAAGGAGAACCGGGAACTGGTAAATCCCTTCTCGCGGACTATCTGTCCTTCACTACTAAAAAGAAATTATTCTCCTGGCATGTGAAATCCACTTCTCTGGCTAAAGAAGGACTGTATTTCTACGACGCAGTTTCCCGATTGAACGATTCCCGTTTTGCAGAAGATAAGGAAAAGGTCCGTAATATAGAGAACTATATCCGACTCGGTGCTTTAGGAGAAGCATTCTCTGCGCCGGAACCTTCCGTCGTTCTGATAGACGAGATTGATAAGGCGGACATAGAATTCCCGAACGACCTTCTCCTGGAATTGGACAGAATGGAGTTCACCATCCAAGAAACCGGAAGAAGGATCAAGGCTGTGCATCGGCCTCTTACCCTGATCACTTCCAACAACGAGAAGGAATTGCCTGCAGCCTTCTTAAGAAGATGCATTTTTCATTATATAGATTTCCCGGATCCTGTTTTCATGGGAGAGATCGTATCCGCTCACTTTCCGAATATAGAAACGAGCCTATTAAAGCGAGCCCTAGAGTCCTTTTATGTGATCCGTACCATGGATGATATGAAGAAAAAGCCTGGTACTAGCGAACTCTTGGACTGGATCCAAATTCTAATCCATATGGGCGCGAAACTTCCGGAAGAAGGAAGGATCCCATATATTGGCGCTCTCGTTAAGAATGAAGAGGATCTGAAACTGTTCAGATAATAGAATTTGTTTTTTACTTTCTTTTACAGGCTAAAGGCTTCTGGAATTCCTCTCTCTACCGTAGAGCTTTTGGATTTCCTGAAGGCGGTGGATGTTCTCTCCCGCCCTAAGACCTTTTTATCCGTAAACGAATTCTATAGGATCTCAAGACTTTGTCTGGTAAAGGACGTAAAATACTACGACGCCTTCGATCTAGTCTTTACCGAATTATTCGGTGAAAGAGGGATCCTGCGAGAATCCCTTCGACAAGAATTACAAGATTGGCTTTCCCAAATATTCGAGAACCCTAATAAACTTCCTCCAGGGATCATTCCCCCGGAGGAATTATGGAAGGAATTCCTGGATCGATTGCAGAATCAGAAAGGCGAGCACCATGGCGGGAATAAATGGATCGGCACTGGAGGAAGTTCTCCTTTCGGTCACCATGGAGAGAATCCGGGCGGAGTGCGTATCGGAGGAGAAGGCGGAGGCAAATCCGCTATTTTCCAGGCGATGGAAAGAAAGTATAAGGACTATCGCACGGATGAGCAGTTGGATGTGCGCCAGATCAAGATTGCCTTAAAGAAACTTCGGAACCTGAGAAAAGAAGGAATTCCGGAATTCCATCTTCCTAAGACAGTGGATGCGACTTGCCGAAACGCAGGAGATCCGGAACTTGTATTCGACAGGACCCGAAAGAACGGGATCAAGGTGCTTCTTCTGATGGATACAGGAGGAAGCATGACCCCGTATGCGGAGAGAGTGAGTAAATTGTTCTCCGCCGCTCATCAAATGAACCATTTTAAGGAATTCGGATACTACTATTTTCATAATTCGATCTATGATTCCGTATATCCTAAGGGAGACCTTCGCCGTCCTATTCCTCTTAAGAATCTTTTCAAGAAACATAAGGACGATACCAAGGTGATCATTGTAGGGGACGCGTATATGGCCCCGTACGAACTTTTAGATCCTGCGTATGGATTCTATCACTCTAGGTTTAGGCAGGAAACCAGATTGCCGGAAGATCCGGAATCCGGTTTGGATAGTTTTAAAAGGCTGAAGTCTCACTTCCAAGAAGCGATCTGGATGAATCCGGAACCAAAGCGGTACTGGGATGCACCTACCATCTACGAATTAAAAAAAGTATTTCCTATGTTCTTTTTAAGCGTAGATGGTTTAGAGGACGGGATTCGGAGACTTCTAAATAAATAGATATTACGGTTTCAAGATAAACTTATATTCAATGGAGACCTCGTCCTTTGCCTTCGCAAATAAAAGACTAGGCGCTTCCACTTCAAAGTCGCTCATCAATACGGAAAACTTTCCGGAGATCGAAGTTTCGTGATCGTCCTT
Proteins encoded:
- a CDS encoding VWA containing CoxE family protein; translation: MFFTFFYRLKASGIPLSTVELLDFLKAVDVLSRPKTFLSVNEFYRISRLCLVKDVKYYDAFDLVFTELFGERGILRESLRQELQDWLSQIFENPNKLPPGIIPPEELWKEFLDRLQNQKGEHHGGNKWIGTGGSSPFGHHGENPGGVRIGGEGGGKSAIFQAMERKYKDYRTDEQLDVRQIKIALKKLRNLRKEGIPEFHLPKTVDATCRNAGDPELVFDRTRKNGIKVLLLMDTGGSMTPYAERVSKLFSAAHQMNHFKEFGYYYFHNSIYDSVYPKGDLRRPIPLKNLFKKHKDDTKVIIVGDAYMAPYELLDPAYGFYHSRFRQETRLPEDPESGLDSFKRLKSHFQEAIWMNPEPKRYWDAPTIYELKKVFPMFFLSVDGLEDGIRRLLNK
- the pbpC gene encoding penicillin-binding protein 1C — protein: MRSVFLLGFFLLCGFVSSVFSEPFSKEIAEYLQEGKTPRFSDVKKAYRPSEGILLDSKGEVLQTLRLEKKYRRLEWTPSSEVPETLVLSLLAQEDRRFPFHSGVDYYAILGSLKDRIVGNSKRGASTISMQLAGFLLGTKPGTRTYSDKWSQMKAAKRLEEIWTKSEIMEAYWNLVPFKGEYLGLRAASRGIFGVDPSSLAPEEAVLLVALLPNPNVSKAKWISRASHLAKTIGREDLTQEIEITISEYKRPSSVWNTDNYTAYHAAYRIFKKGEGSSDSLETGRVQTTIDPYLQRKSEAAMDRVLSSIQERNVKEAGILVLDNQSGAVLVYLGNSKLSKENYFVDSIHSRRQAGSTLKPFLYSIAFERNLLEPESVLMDEPKDWELVGGSYKPGNYEERYMGPVPARVALASSLNVPAVQVLDWVGVPAFVSKLKELGFQKLQSPEFYGLSLALGTADVTLWELTNAYRTIANNGSYTEATFDSDEASSNRLQSDAKELPGRKQILSQEASKTVREILSSRDNRAPSFGWESNLSTRFYTFAKTGTSQDMRDNWCIGSSGNYTVGVWVGNMSGEPMYDVSGVTGAAPLWKEIMQLLQDYRPSNPLLTQEEKEKKELSLLPTKNVQKGEPRIIYPENGNLFAIDPEIPEENERIRFMVRGSAKDLEWILNGKVIGSSKLAYFDWRPKRGNHLLSVREKNGKLSETVAFQVR
- a CDS encoding alpha-2-macroglobulin family protein: MRLRSLFFCSILFSNLLLAQSSFSQSSKVQFSFSPQGEVKNIGQVQVLFKEPMVPLGDPKRSVSPFTIDCPVKGEERWVTETDWVYEFPQTLEGGIRCKFTTNSIKSLAGNSLEPGKVFSFHTGGPLVTNVSPYEGAMIAEDQAFVVQFDSEPKLSDVSEKVYFAMEGLGNKIPIRILQGRERENILKVTRDDPKSKKVFVIGARQLFPADVKLRLVVEKGLRSSSGIASSSDWATTFQVRSAFTATLHCERVNANAGCVPISPVYLSFSSPINKAWRNQIFIKFKDGKLVTANKKESEDSYYEEESSYSVSFPNPLPPQNEFEIILPKSITDDMGRSLQNMSSFPLKFRTDEYPPLVKFSSGFGIVEKFPEALLPVTVRNVEAPVIAKHLNPIDPSGEGELIHEQWAKLSEKGKDFLGNLFGPKQETKPSGKSIPARSIVVGPSDVRTLMRWLVKGESDDHQVSIFSAQETNAKKFGIPSPNGEKRFEVIGIPLKKSGLHIIEIESPILGQALHEQKNPYYVRTAALVTNLSIHFKWGKSSSLVWVTSLDKGQSVEGVEVGLFDCRGSQLWKGNTDASGRLLITENQSRLQAQNCGNEEPFYSGLFLVAKKGEDFSFLHTSWDNGIETWRYKLSHDSYDAEFKYRTILDRTLFREGETVHMNHILRKTDPYGFRYPNSDEIPDTLYIQHNASGQQYELPLRWSNTFTSESTFAIPKEAILGEYSIYLKFKLRNGSERKIYSGGFTTAQFRLPLLKGELQADSNQLISPKDIQISGQVSYLSGGKAGLLPITLRSSVQNTGGVHFPSYPDLEFSNGRTSISNSANDEESDSSGQKPDFKLIQSKTDENGFLSEKVSIPKKLEGVRSLNLEMEWKDPNGEIQTISRSFKLLPSKNLIAIQNEDWVAVKNKLKSKVIIVDASGNPVPSKKAIVKAFSIRYISHRKRLVGGFYSYDHRSERKDLGEVCSGLTDSKGILECKGSVSQAGQLYLEARVDGEDSYANTSIWIVNEQDIWFGSTDHDRMDLLPEKRKYEPGEIAKFQVRMPFKTATALVTVEREGVFKSFVQTLSGNQPVVEVPIESHYGPNIFVSVLAVRGRVDSPKATALVDLAKPAYRMGVAEIQVGWKPYELDLTVSTDKQEYRPREKAKVKIRLSEKDKAVWKDSKITVAAVDESLLELKQNLSWNLLQAMMAPRGIQVQTSTAQMFVIGRRHFGLKSLPPGGGGGLSSTRELFDTLLFWKADMVPNSNGELEFEVPLNDSLSSFKIVAVAAGGASRFGTASSSIRTSQEILAYASVSPLVREGDRIQAGISLKNTSQKQIDLSLSVKSEPDLKLQRKNVSLGPNASETIYWEFEIPRNITEIKYEFGTEASSINFKDAFVFKQKVDKPTVEQILQANFYQLSPTINIPLQEPEDAEPNRSKVEVSLYSSLVSGPIEGIQNYMGLYPYNCLEQKLSKAVSAGNEASWNSIMTDLPKYMDSDGLLRFFPDSISYGNVPLTTYLLLLSSESGWQIPDKSRDAMVGALHRFIDGTLYRTSPLATTDTLLRKISALEAVSKFGNVEASKIRAIETDPNRLPIESLISLRNLYRQVNWDAKKRQRVDEILRSKLRIQGSSYELTSDSSYLWWLLSSRDTVTARFLNSILNDQTWKEETPKLLRGFLNNTKSGHYDITTANAFAALAFRKYQKEYESNSVSGEVRLSLSSQSQSFDWEKKEGKLQFEFPKGRSELNVEQKGSGQPYAYVKTSSAIPLKKPIHSGLRVEKQITDLQGATKTSFKEGDVVKVKIKIKSEFSVSWLALKDPVPAGASVLGSGLGRDSALLSESQTSWWDSPSFVERKFEGVTAYYEYFFPGEITYEYIYRINSPGNFRLPPTRVEALYQPEVYSVIPNSDIVVQSNR
- a CDS encoding AAA family ATPase produces the protein MSDERNRPETYLLSQELEEAIKVAEITSRPLLLKGEPGTGKSLLADYLSFTTKKKLFSWHVKSTSLAKEGLYFYDAVSRLNDSRFAEDKEKVRNIENYIRLGALGEAFSAPEPSVVLIDEIDKADIEFPNDLLLELDRMEFTIQETGRRIKAVHRPLTLITSNNEKELPAAFLRRCIFHYIDFPDPVFMGEIVSAHFPNIETSLLKRALESFYVIRTMDDMKKKPGTSELLDWIQILIHMGAKLPEEGRIPYIGALVKNEEDLKLFR